One region of Vigna angularis cultivar LongXiaoDou No.4 chromosome 10, ASM1680809v1, whole genome shotgun sequence genomic DNA includes:
- the LOC108336025 gene encoding chaperone protein dnaJ 16 isoform X3, with protein sequence MFKEVTFSYNILSDPDKRRQYDSAGFEAVESDNQELELDLSSLGAVNTMFAALFSKLGVPIKTTVSASVLEEALNGLVTIRPLPLGHYVSKRVEKQCAHFYSVTITEEEARAGFVCRVHSSDKSKFKLLYFDQEDNGGLSLALQEDSAKTGKVTSAGMFFLGFPVYRLDQTMNSIAAAKDPDTSFFRKLDGFQPCELNELKAGTHVFAVYGDNFFKSANYTIEALCAAPFSEEKENLRSIEAQILSKRAEISKFEAEYREVLAQFSEMTSRYAHEIQSVSSYFKTVFCAAFHRPPLWGKNSSKMENTEVLLFIPLQIDELLKHRNEIHASYTITPFKRSTSKSRSKSSSKENKEDGQTREKRSTRDRPKKKKWYNIHLRVDKRKAC encoded by the exons G GCTGTTGAATCAGACAACCAAGAGTTGGAGTTAGATCTTTCAAGTTTGGGGGCTGTCAATACAATGTTTGCAGCGCTTTTTAG TAAACTTGGTGTGCCAATTAAGACAACTGTATCTGCATCTGTTTTGGAAGAGGCACTCAATGGTTTAGTGACCATTCGTCCGCTTCCATTAGGTCATTATGTATCTAAAAGG GTTGAGAAGCAATGTGCACACTTCTATTCAGTTACAATAACAGAAGAGGAAGCACGAGCTGGATTTGTTTGTCGAGTACATTCATCAGACAAAAGCAAGTTCAAG TTACTATATTTTGATCAGGAAGACAATGGTGGTTTAAGTCTTGCACTCCAG GAAGACAGTGCAAAAACAGGGAAGGTTACCTCTGCTGGGATGTTCTTTCTTGGGTTTCCTGTTTATAGATTGGACCAAACAATGAACTCT ATAGCTGCTGCTAAGGATCCAGATACATCGTTTTTCAGAAAGCTGGATGGGTTTCAGCCTTGTGAATTAAATGAATTGAAGGCTGGTACCCATGTATTTGCTGTTTATG GtgacaactttttcaaaagtgCAAATTATACAATAGAAGCCCTATGTGCTGCACCTTttagtgaagaaaaagaaaatttaagaaGTATAGAAGCTCAAATCTTGTCTAAAAGGGCCGAAATATCAAAGTTTGAGGCAGAATATCGAGAG GTTCTGGCTCAATTCTCAGAGATGACAAGTAGATATGCACATGAAATTCAATCAGTGAGTTCTTATTTTAAAACGGTTTTTTGTGCAGCATTCCACCGACCCCCTCTTTGGGGcaaaaattcatcaaaaatgGAAAACACTGAAGTTTTGCTATTTATTCCTTTGCAGATTGACGAACTACTGAAGCATAGGAATGAAATACATGCATCATACACTATTACTCCCTTTAAACGGAGTACAAGTAAGAGCAGAAGTAAAAGTTCTTCCAAGGAAAACAAAGAAGATGGCCAAACAAGAGAGAAGAGGAGTACAAGAGATCggccaaagaagaagaaatggtaTAACATCCACTTAAGAGTCGATAAGAGAAAGGCTTGCTAA